One Pseudomonadota bacterium genomic window carries:
- a CDS encoding GFA family protein, which produces MVEGNRNGATGGCLCGAVRFEVSGRLRDVVNCHCGMCQKLHGTYGAHSKAKKSSISITEARGLNWYRSSKIARRGFCQECGSSLFWQPDEQDATGILAGSLDQPTGLNTMGHIFVGDKADFYEIGDEYPQFEKSSDGALPDDSL; this is translated from the coding sequence GAATGGAGCGACCGGTGGGTGCCTGTGCGGCGCCGTCCGTTTCGAGGTTTCGGGCCGCTTGCGCGATGTGGTGAATTGCCACTGCGGAATGTGTCAAAAATTGCACGGCACCTATGGCGCCCACAGCAAAGCCAAGAAATCCAGCATCAGCATCACTGAAGCGCGCGGATTAAATTGGTACCGCAGCTCCAAAATTGCACGCCGCGGATTTTGCCAGGAATGCGGCTCCAGCCTGTTCTGGCAACCGGACGAACAAGACGCCACCGGAATCCTCGCGGGGTCTCTCGATCAGCCAACCGGCCTCAACACGATGGGCCACATATTCGTCGGCGACAAAGCGGATTTTTACGAAATTGGTGACGAATATCCGCAGTTCGAGAAATCTTCCGATGGGGCGTTGCCGGATGACAGTCTATGA
- a CDS encoding glutamine--tRNA ligase/YqeY domain fusion protein, whose product MNERAEVAGPEEIRDYIRDIIRDDLAAGRREIVVTRFPPEPNGYLHIGHAKSVCLNFGVAGEFGGRCHMRFDDTNPTKEEHEYIDAIQADVRWLGFEWGEHLYFASDNFERLYGWAEHLIAAGDAYIDDLSPDEIREHRGTLTEPGRNSPFRDRTPEESLDLFRRMRAGEFSEGTRVLRAKIDMASGNMNLRDPVLYRILHAAHPRTGNQWCIYPTYDFAHGQSDAIEGVTHSLCTLEFEDHRPLYAWLIAHLPVETVPLQYEFSRLNLTYTVLSKRRLIQLVQENYVRGWDDPRLPTLRGLRRRGVPPAAIRDFVSRLAISKSDGTVEMALLEHCIREHLNKVALRRLAVLKPLKVVIENWPEGQTEMLDAVNNPADETAGTRSIPFSGEIYIEQDDFMEEPPKKFFRLAPGREVRLRYAYFITCTEVIKDAAGEVVELRCTYDPASRGGNSPDGRKVKATLHWVSAVDAVSAEVRVYNHLFTREDPGADGDVLDDLNPDSLEILQDCRLEPALAEAAQGVAVQFERQGYFCLDADSTAEKPVFNRTASLRDEWARIQKQGA is encoded by the coding sequence CGGCGCGAGATCGTGGTCACGCGCTTCCCGCCCGAGCCCAACGGCTATCTTCATATTGGCCATGCCAAATCGGTGTGCCTCAATTTCGGCGTCGCTGGCGAGTTTGGCGGGCGCTGTCATATGCGCTTTGACGATACCAACCCGACCAAGGAAGAGCATGAGTATATCGATGCGATTCAGGCGGATGTGCGTTGGCTCGGCTTTGAGTGGGGCGAACATCTCTATTTCGCCTCCGATAATTTTGAACGCCTATATGGCTGGGCCGAACATCTGATCGCTGCCGGCGACGCGTATATCGATGATCTCTCGCCCGACGAAATTCGTGAGCACCGCGGCACCTTGACCGAGCCCGGGCGCAACAGCCCGTTCCGCGATCGCACGCCTGAGGAAAGCCTCGATCTCTTCCGCCGCATGCGCGCCGGCGAATTTTCGGAAGGCACCCGTGTCCTCCGCGCCAAGATCGACATGGCGTCGGGCAATATGAACCTGCGCGATCCGGTGCTCTACCGCATTCTCCACGCCGCCCATCCGCGCACCGGCAATCAATGGTGCATCTATCCGACCTATGATTTTGCGCACGGCCAGTCGGATGCCATCGAAGGCGTGACCCATTCGCTCTGCACCCTCGAATTCGAGGACCATCGCCCGCTTTATGCTTGGTTGATCGCGCACCTGCCGGTCGAAACGGTGCCCCTGCAATATGAATTCTCGCGCCTCAACCTGACTTACACGGTGCTGTCGAAGCGCCGGCTCATCCAGCTTGTGCAAGAAAATTACGTGCGCGGCTGGGACGATCCCAGGTTGCCGACACTGCGCGGCCTGAGACGGCGCGGCGTCCCGCCGGCGGCGATCCGCGATTTCGTCAGCCGCCTGGCGATCTCGAAAAGCGACGGCACGGTCGAAATGGCCCTCCTGGAGCATTGCATTCGGGAGCATCTGAACAAGGTCGCGCTCCGCCGCCTGGCGGTTCTTAAACCGCTTAAGGTGGTGATCGAAAATTGGCCCGAAGGTCAAACGGAAATGCTCGATGCGGTGAACAATCCCGCGGACGAAACCGCTGGCACGCGCTCCATTCCATTTTCAGGTGAGATCTATATCGAGCAAGACGACTTCATGGAGGAGCCACCGAAGAAATTCTTCCGCTTGGCACCCGGCCGCGAGGTGCGGCTGCGCTACGCCTATTTCATCACCTGTACCGAAGTAATCAAGGATGCCGCCGGCGAAGTGGTCGAGCTGCGCTGCACATATGATCCGGCGTCGCGCGGCGGAAATTCACCTGATGGGCGCAAGGTCAAGGCGACGCTCCATTGGGTTTCAGCGGTGGATGCCGTGTCCGCAGAAGTACGGGTCTACAACCATTTGTTCACCCGCGAAGATCCGGGCGCCGACGGCGACGTGCTGGACGACCTCAATCCAGATTCGCTGGAAATATTGCAAGATTGTCGCCTTGAGCCCGCCCTGGCGGAAGCCGCTCAGGGCGTGGCAGTGCAATTTGAGCGCCAGGGTTATTTCTGTCTCGACGCCGATTCAACAGCGGAAAAACCGGTGTTCAACCGCACCGCTTCGCTGCGCGACGAATGGGCGAGGATTCAAAAGCAGGGCGCCTGA